The Primulina eburnea isolate SZY01 chromosome 6, ASM2296580v1, whole genome shotgun sequence genome contains a region encoding:
- the LOC140834542 gene encoding probable WRKY transcription factor 53 — protein sequence MESAATWQYNALINELTQGLEKTKQLRIHLWSTSPPEAQDLILQKILSSYDKALLILKWGGSNGAATLSTPESSVSVHGSLRSEDLNKNIKDNQDDINASKKRKMQHTWTEQVKIDSENGLEGPTGDGFSWRKYGQKYILGAKYPRSYYRCTYRHVRNCWATKQVQRSDDDLTVFDLTYKGRHTCNLSSTNTVPPPATPEKQELELNYGHRFQGQQSQALPNFTNSLSVSTEDLVNVEMPAYFSFQSTLAFHDEENHYFPIPALLDENQHQEGTISPQLISPATSESNYFTASTYARTPNAQHSEADAADIISAHASTTNSPIGGMEFLIDPTKLNPNFGFNMPEFFTYSDFEHGQ from the exons ATGGAGAGTGCTGCGACCTGGCAATATAATGCACTTATCAACGAACTAACACAGGGGCTGGAGAAAACCAAGCAGCTTCGGATTCATTTGTGGTCGACGTCCCCTCCGGAAGCTCAGGACTTGATACTGCAGAAGATATTATCTTCATATGATAAGGCTTTATTGATCCTCAAGTGGGGTGGATCAAATGGAGCAGCAACATTGAGTACGCCAGAGAGTTCGGTATCTGTACATGGAAGTCTAAGAAGTGAAGATTTGAACAAGAATATAAAGGATAATCAGGATGATATTAATGCTTCAAAGAAACG AAAGATGCAGCACACATGGACAGAACAAGTGAAAATCGATTCTGAAAATGGACTCGAAGGGCCTACTGGTGATGGGTTTAGTTGGAGAAAATACGggcaaaaatacattttgggAGCTAAATATCCAAG GAGCTATTACCGATGTACATACCGCCATGTTCGAAATTGCTGGGCAACAAAGCAAGTGCAGAGATCTGATGACGACCTGACCGTATTTGATCTCACATACAAAGGAAGGCATACTTGTAACCTGTCCTCCACTAATACAGTTCCACCGCCAGCAACTCCTGAAAAACAGGAACTGGAACTTAACTATGGTCATAGATTTCAAGGCCAACAGAGTCAAGCCCTTCCAAACTTTACAAATTCCCTCAGCGTCAGCACCGAGGACTTGGTTAATGTTGAAATGCCTGCCTACTTCTCCTTTCAATCAACATTAGCATTCCATGATGAAGAAAATCACTATTTCCCGATCCCTGCTCTTCTTGATGAAAACCAGCACCAGGAGGGCACAATTTCTCCGCAGTTAATATCTCCAGCCACATCAGAATCCAATTATTTCACGGCATCAACCTATGCGAGGACTCCTAATGCTCAGCATTCAGAGGCTGATGCCGCAGATATAATCTCAGCCCATGCGTCCACAACAAATTCTCCAATTGGAGGCATGGAGTTCTTAATTGATCCCACAAAGCTAAATCCAAATTTCGGATTCAACATGCCAGAATTTTTCACATATTCAGACTTTGAACATGGACAATAA